A single Pseudomonadota bacterium DNA region contains:
- a CDS encoding AAA family ATPase, with product PAQRLHEAVLDDCLQHLAFYRGHADPNKRVTCDARLLATLHAYFALLGAGAAELGGDARFEHARRGLRLEVLGTSFDGLRPCAQAPDSDGSTLLDVWPDDVVGNADFLAAGMRLARDVAGFDLVARANPKRINPVLFAMGDPGCGKTVTCHAIGNYFLRYCRERGVPARFVVITRTDWASSYQNASAQQLVDIFKRQVAGFEGVVGVYWPDIDTAFAARSEAGLRSEEKNILGASFGIFDGTVIPKNGQWFMLTDANTLNMDTATISRITQDPFHLRGAASADDFVTLMRDKKLGHHRAHLPITDAQWRELGQACIDGGLSGRAVENITRRVITEIESFEYPDAYFTAPLDERRAMIAQFSRSVEAARVNEIIGHYLRFERDAEARAERERFEARVREIVFQMTAHDAARRATDGA from the coding sequence CCTGCGCAGCGCCTGCACGAGGCCGTGCTCGACGACTGCCTGCAGCACCTCGCCTTCTACCGTGGACACGCCGACCCGAACAAGCGCGTCACCTGCGACGCGCGTCTGCTCGCAACGCTCCACGCCTATTTCGCCCTGCTCGGCGCCGGCGCGGCTGAGCTCGGCGGCGACGCACGCTTCGAGCATGCGCGACGGGGCCTTCGTCTCGAGGTGCTCGGCACCTCGTTCGACGGCCTGCGACCGTGCGCTCAGGCGCCCGATTCAGACGGCAGCACGCTGCTCGACGTGTGGCCCGACGACGTGGTGGGCAACGCCGATTTCCTCGCCGCGGGGATGCGCCTCGCCCGCGACGTGGCCGGCTTCGACCTCGTGGCCCGCGCCAACCCGAAGCGCATCAATCCCGTTCTCTTCGCCATGGGCGATCCGGGCTGCGGAAAGACCGTGACCTGCCATGCCATCGGGAACTACTTCCTGCGCTACTGCCGCGAGCGCGGCGTGCCCGCCCGCTTCGTGGTCATCACGCGCACCGACTGGGCGTCATCGTATCAGAACGCCTCGGCCCAGCAGCTGGTCGACATCTTCAAGCGCCAGGTGGCGGGCTTCGAGGGGGTCGTGGGGGTCTACTGGCCCGACATCGACACCGCCTTTGCAGCCCGCTCAGAGGCGGGTCTGCGCTCTGAAGAGAAGAACATCCTGGGGGCCTCGTTCGGCATCTTCGACGGCACGGTGATTCCCAAGAACGGTCAGTGGTTCATGCTCACCGACGCGAACACCCTGAACATGGACACCGCCACCATCAGCCGCATCACCCAGGATCCGTTCCACCTGCGCGGGGCCGCCAGCGCCGACGACTTTGTCACCCTCATGCGCGACAAGAAGCTGGGGCACCACCGCGCGCACCTCCCCATCACCGACGCGCAGTGGCGTGAGCTCGGGCAGGCCTGCATCGACGGCGGCCTCTCTGGTCGGGCGGTCGAGAACATCACCCGACGGGTGATCACCGAGATCGAGAGCTTCGAGTACCCCGACGCCTACTTCACCGCCCCCCTCGACGAGCGACGCGCCATGATCGCGCAGTTCTCTCGTTCTGTCGAGGCCGCGCGTGTGAACGAGATCATCGGCCACTACCTGCGCTTCGAGCGCGACGCCGAGGCGCGTGCGGAGCGCGAGCGATTCGAGGCGCGGGTGCGCGAGATCGTCTTCCAGATGACCGCGCACGACGCAGCGCGGAGGGCCACCGATGGCGCGTGA